One part of the Oncorhynchus clarkii lewisi isolate Uvic-CL-2024 chromosome 7, UVic_Ocla_1.0, whole genome shotgun sequence genome encodes these proteins:
- the LOC139413084 gene encoding zinc finger E-box-binding homeobox 2-like isoform X3, whose translation MKHEIMADGPRCKRRKQANPRRKNAALNYENVMDTGSETEDEDKLLVSEEDGLLNGVGSPASLNNHDAGSPRVGHALMTKEDEDDDMRDSGVDHVWHDNDMLHASVDGTDEIKDDYDTMGPDTTLQTVGNGTVKNVVDCTSEFEEFFAKRSKLQEESHVVSIAEYLQRGDTAIIYPEAPEGEELSRMGTPEASDTNGQEENDLPPGTPDAFAQLLTCPYCDRGYKRLTSLKEHIKYRHEKNEENFACPLCNYTFAYRTQLERHMATHKPGRDQHQLLNQGAGNRKFKCTECGKAFKYKHHLKEHLRIHSGEKPYECPNCKKRFSHSGSYSSHISSKKCIGLIAVNGRMRNNMKTGSSPTSASSSPTNTAITQLRHKLENGNGNGKPLGHHQDQNNHHLNIKTEPLDFNDYKLMMASHGFGAPGPFMNGGMGGNSSPLGIHCSAQSPMQHLGVGIEQQLLGYPSLSNNLSEVQKVLQIVDNTVCRQKMDCKPEEISRLKAYMKELGNQIEEQKQGLTSQGGHQVGLPVVSHNGATKSIIDYTLEKVNEAKACLQSLTTDSKRQISTIKREKSNHMLDLGTEDKMHENNIMFTPFSCQYCKEAFPGPIPLHQHERYLCKMNEEIKTVLQTSENLMPTKQGMFTEKHALLLSSMLSEKSPINPYKDHMSVLKAYFAMNMEPNSEELLKISIAVGLPQEFVKEWFEQRKVFQYGTPRTPPLEQRRNNHADMVLAANNHNHTPTKDSMAARSPVSLIKCNDRDRNRDHHIMSPSMAELHNNVNNCENQLRLMKANTFSGHTKHMGDHSKMDHLSRSSTPSPLNLSSTSSKNSQSSSYTPNSLMSEDLNLNMNLSEQPLDLSLPKLMKEPKHAMTVKSRPKLNGINHHDHSSVPSPREHFEEPLNLAYLKKEFEGRGQNHLNGDFNKSTSPLFGMNPFGAKPMYTSLPQQTAFPPATFMSPMQASMPGLRPYPGLDQMSFLPHMAYTYATGAATFAEMQQQQRRKYQRKPGFQGELLDGTADYMSGLDDMTDSDSCLSRKKIKKTESGKRPHQCQICKKAFKHKHHLIEHSRLHSGEKPYQCDKCGKRFSHSGSYSQHMNHRYSYCKREAEEREAAEREAREKGHLEPTELLLSRAYLQGMTPQGYPDLEDREGILREGGMNGGMRDRQKEVEGTYAKIGRREEDFEEEEEESENKSMDTDPDTLRDEEENGEHSMDDSSFDGKTETKSDHEDNMEDGM comes from the exons CAGCGTTGAATTACGAGAATGTGATGGATACTGGTTCAGAGACAGAGGATGAGGACAAGCTGTTGGTATCGGAGGAGGACGGCCTACTTAACGGGGTGGGCAGCCCTGCCAGCCTGAACAACCACGACGCTGGATCCCCGAGGGTGGGCCACGCCCTGATGACAAAGGAGGATGAGGACGATGACATGAGGGACAGCGGAGTAGACCATGTCTGGCATGACAACGACATGCTGCACGCCTCAGTCGACGGTACTG ATGAAATTAAAGATGATTATGACACTATGGGGCCTGACACCACTCTTCAGACGGTTGGAAACGGTACAG TTAAGAATGTTGTTGATTGCACTTCTGAGTTTGAGGAGTTCTTCGCCAAGCGTAGCAAGCTCCAGGAGGAGAGCCACGTGGTCAGCATCGCTGAGTACCTGCAGCGGGGCGACACTGCCATCATTTACCCAGAAGCACCCGAGGGAGAGGAGCTGTCCCGTATGGGCACGCCCGAAGCGTCTGATACAAACGGCCAGGAGGAAAATG ACCTGCCACCTGGAACTCCAGATGCTTTCGCCCAACTGTTGACCTGCCCCTACTGCGACCGGGGTTACAAGCGCTTGACATCGCTCAAGGAGCACATCAAGTACCGCCACGAGAAGAACGAGGAGAACTTCGCCTGCCCCCTGTGTAACTACACGTTTGCTTACCGCACTCAGCTTGAGCGACATATGGCCACACACAAGCCCGGCAGAGATCAG CACCAACTGCTGAACCAGGGGGCTGGCAACCGCAAGTTCAAATGCACAGAATGTGGCAAGGCCTTCAAATACAAGCACCATCTGAAGGAACACCTGCGGAttcacagtg GTGAGAAGCCATACGAATGCCCAAACTGCAAGAAGCGCTTCTCCCACTCAGGCTCCTACAGCTCACACATCAGCAGCAAGAAGTGCATCGGCCTTATAGCAGTCAACGGGAGGATGCGCAACAACATGAAGACAGGCTCTTCCCCTACATCAGCCTCGTCCTCCCCCACTAACACCGCCATCACCCAGCTGAGACATAAGCTAGAGAACGGGAACGGAAACGGCAAGCCCCTGGGCCACCACCAGGACCAGAACAACCACCACCTGAACATCAAAACAGAACCACTCGACTTCAACGACTACAAACTCATGATGGCCTCCCATGGCTTCGGCGCGCCTGGGCCCTTCATGAACGGAGGGATGGGGGGAAATAGCAGCCCGCTAGGGATCCACTGCTCAGCCCAGAGCCCCATGCAGCACCTGGGGGTAGGGATCGAACAACAGCTCCTTGGTTACCCGTCCCTGAGCAACAACCTGAGCGAGGTCCAAAAGGTGCTCCAGATCGTGGACAACACTGTGTGCAGGCAGAAGATGGACTGCAAACCGGAGGAGATCTCCAGGCTCAAGGCTTACATGAAGGAGCTCGGGAACCAGATCGAGGAGCAGAAACAGGGACTGACGTCACAGGGGGGTCACCAGGTTGGTCTGCCAGTCGTCAGCCATAACGGTGCTACTAAGAGCATCATTGACTacacattagaaaaagtgaacgAAGCCAAAGCTTGTCTCCAGAGCTTGACCACGGACTCAAAGAGGCAAATTAGCACTATCAAACGTGAGAAATCCAACCACATGCTAGATTTAGGTACAGAGGATAAGATGCATGAGAACAACATTATGTTTACACCCTTTTCTTGCCAATACTGCAAAGAAGCCTTCCCAGGTCCAATTCCCTTGCATCAGCATGAACGTTACCTGTGTAAAATGAATGAGGAGATCAAGACTGTTCTCCAGACTAGCGAGAACCTTATGCCCACAAAACAGGGGATGTTTACGGAGAAGCATGCCCTCCTGCTCTCGTCCATGCTGTCTGAGAAAAGCCCCATCAACCCGTACAAGGACCACATGTCAGTGCTCAAGGCCTACTTCGCTATGAACATGGAGCCCAATTCAGAGGAACTACTGAAGATCTCCATAGCGGTCGGCCTTCCTCAGGAATTCGTCAAAGAGTGGTTCGAACAGAGGAAAGTCTTCCAGTACGGCACCCCAAGAACTCCTCCACTAGAACAACGAAGGAACAACCATGCAGATATGGTTCTAGCCGcaaacaaccacaaccacactcCCACTAAAGACTCAATGGCAGCTAGATCCCCAGTGTCCCTGATCAAGTGTAATGACCGTGACCGCAACCGTGACCACCATATCATGTCCCCCTCCATGGCAGAGCTCCATAACAACGTCAACAACTGTGAGAACCAACTCAGACTCATGAAAGCCAACACGTTCAGTGGACACACCAAACACATGGGTGACCACTCCAAAATGGACCACCTCTCAAGGAGCAGCACACCCTCTCCTTTGAACCTTTCCTCCACATCTTCCAAAAACTCCCAGAGTAGCTCTTATACTCCAAACAGCCTGATGTCTGAGGACCTgaacctcaacatgaacctgtcTGAACAACCACTGGACCTGTCACTGCCAAAGCTCATGAAGGAGCCCAAACACGCCATGACCGTGAAGAGCAGACCTAAACTAAATGGTATTAACCACCATGACCACTCCAGTGTTCCCTCCCCACGAGAACACTTCGAAGAGCCACTTAACCTGGCCTATCTCAAGAAGGAGTTTGAAGGCAGAGGCCAGAACCACCTCAATGGAGACTTCAACAAAAGTACCAGCCCCTTGTTCGGGATGAACCCCTTCGGTGCCAAACCTATGTACACGTCGCTTCCGCAACAGACCGCGTTCCCACCTGCCACCTTCATGTCGCCGATGCAGGCCAGCATGCCTGGGCTGAGGCCGTACCCAGGGCTGGATCAGATGAGCTTCCTACCACACATGGCCTACACTTATGCAACAGGAGCAGCTACCTTTGCTGAgatgcagcagcagcagaggagaaAATACCAGCGAAAGCCTGGTTTCCAG GGGGAGCTGCTCGACGGAACAGCCGATTACATGTCAGGACTGGATGACATGACCGATTCAGACTCCTGTCTGTCCCGGAAGAAGATTAAGAAGACAGAAAGTG GTAAACGGCCACACCAGTGTCAAATCTGCAAGAAGGCATTCAAACACAAGCATCACCTTATAGAACATTCACGACTGCACTCGGGCGAGAAACCGTACCAGTGCGACAAGTGCGGGAAGCGCTTCTCTCACTCCGGCTCTTACTCCCAGCACATGAACCACCGCTACTCTTACTGCAAGAGGGAGGCCGAGGAGAGGGAAGCGGCCGAGAGAGAGGCCCGGGAGAAGGGCCACCTAGAGCCCACAGAGCTACTATTGAGCCGGGCCTACTTACAGGGCATGACTCCTCAGGGCTACCCCGACCTGGAGGACCGCGAGGGCATTCTGAGGGAGGGCGGGATGAACGGAGGCATGAGAGATCGCCAAAAGGAAGTTGAAGGAACGTACGCGAAAATAGGACGTAGGGAAGAGGAttttgaggaggaggaagaggagagcgaGAACAAGAGCATGGACACAGATCCAGACACgttgagggatgaggaggagaacgGCGAGCACTCGATGGACGATAGTTCTTTTGACGGGAAAACAGAAACCAAATCGGATCACGAGGACAACATGGAGGACGGCATGTAA